A stretch of Pseudomonas sp. CCC3.1 DNA encodes these proteins:
- a CDS encoding TonB-dependent siderophore receptor → MPVSPHSARHDRARPLALAIALAIGSPLSMIMASAALAAEQVQSRHYDLSAGPLANQLNQLAAEAGVYLAGDAALTAGKSSPALHGTYTVEQALQVLLANSGLIAVPTAEGRYQLIAQPQASAGGALELGSTMISGKASGSTTEGTGSYSTYSSSSSTRLNLALKDTPQSITVMTSQRIKDQKLANLTDVMEATPGIAVSRVGVGAENDTYWSRGFMINNFEVDGVPTSARLANFSQSTAMYDRVEIVRGATGLISGSGTPSATVNMIRKRPTSDLQASVTAEAGNWDRYGLGLDVSGPMTETGNVRGRLVLDYKNQNSWVDRYKQDNQLVYGITEFDLSESTLLTAGFSYLKTQADSPLRTGFQVFFADGEKTHFKRSANSAPDWSYYDVAKTNLFASLEHRFDSGWSAKVEVGHTEYQFDELINYMNGEIDAATGSGAYMFPNRWSGTPRENTLDAYVTGPFTLLGREHELITGVTLSRYRESVPEHGGWYGPWTGYDGTIDNIFIWNGKGPQPDTTAQGKNLIVENQYAAYATTRLNVTDDLKVILGTRVTDWKRNSESRSYAGAGSQSDETRNGVFLPYAGVVYDLNETWALYASYTKIFNPQAYGVKDKNGKPLDPQEGTGYETGLKGTFLDDRLNASLALFRIEQDNLAVYAGEFDTYTAEQGTTTQGLEIELNGELNENWQASAGYAYSVSTDQDDQRIVTNIPRHSLKTFTSYRLPGAWDKVTVGAGANWQSKIGQDLHAFEQGSYALVNLMGRYQVNDHVSVALNVNNLFDRTYYSYADNWSVYGAPRNLMTSLRYDF, encoded by the coding sequence ATGCCTGTTTCACCACACTCTGCGCGCCACGACCGCGCACGCCCCTTGGCGCTAGCCATCGCTTTGGCCATTGGCTCGCCTTTGTCCATGATCATGGCATCGGCAGCACTGGCCGCCGAACAGGTGCAAAGCCGCCACTATGACTTGAGTGCGGGGCCTCTGGCCAACCAGCTCAATCAACTGGCGGCTGAGGCGGGTGTGTACCTGGCCGGTGATGCGGCCTTGACCGCCGGTAAATCGAGCCCGGCGCTGCACGGCACCTACACGGTGGAGCAGGCATTGCAGGTGTTATTGGCCAATAGCGGTCTCATCGCCGTGCCGACCGCAGAAGGGCGCTACCAGTTAATCGCGCAGCCGCAGGCTTCTGCTGGCGGGGCGCTGGAACTGGGAAGCACGATGATTTCCGGCAAAGCGTCGGGCTCAACCACCGAAGGCACCGGTTCTTACAGCACCTATTCGTCCAGCAGCTCGACGCGCTTGAACCTCGCACTCAAAGACACGCCGCAGTCGATTACCGTGATGACCAGCCAGCGCATCAAGGATCAGAAGCTGGCCAACCTCACGGATGTGATGGAAGCCACGCCTGGGATTGCCGTTTCACGGGTGGGCGTTGGCGCCGAAAACGACACCTATTGGTCGCGTGGTTTCATGATCAACAACTTTGAAGTCGACGGCGTGCCGACTTCGGCGCGGTTGGCGAACTTCTCGCAGAGCACCGCCATGTATGACCGGGTCGAGATCGTGCGCGGCGCCACGGGTTTGATCAGTGGTTCGGGGACGCCCTCGGCAACCGTCAACATGATTCGCAAGCGCCCGACCTCCGATCTGCAGGCCAGTGTCACCGCCGAAGCCGGGAACTGGGATCGCTACGGCCTGGGCCTCGACGTGTCAGGCCCGATGACCGAAACGGGCAATGTACGCGGGCGTCTGGTGCTCGATTACAAGAATCAGAACTCGTGGGTTGATCGTTACAAGCAAGACAACCAATTGGTCTATGGCATCACCGAGTTTGACCTGAGCGAATCGACACTGCTGACCGCAGGCTTTAGCTACCTCAAGACTCAGGCGGATTCACCCTTGCGCACCGGGTTCCAGGTGTTTTTCGCTGATGGTGAGAAAACCCATTTCAAGCGCTCGGCCAACAGTGCGCCGGACTGGTCTTACTACGACGTCGCCAAAACCAACCTGTTTGCCTCGCTGGAGCATCGTTTCGACAGCGGCTGGAGCGCCAAGGTTGAAGTCGGGCATACCGAATACCAGTTCGATGAACTGATCAACTACATGAACGGTGAAATTGATGCCGCCACCGGCTCCGGCGCCTACATGTTCCCCAATCGCTGGTCGGGCACCCCGCGTGAAAATACCCTGGACGCCTACGTCACCGGGCCTTTTACCCTGTTGGGCCGCGAGCATGAACTGATTACCGGCGTGACTCTGTCGCGCTACCGCGAGAGCGTGCCCGAGCATGGCGGCTGGTATGGGCCGTGGACCGGATATGACGGCACTATCGATAACATCTTCATCTGGAACGGTAAGGGGCCGCAGCCCGATACCACGGCGCAGGGCAAGAACTTGATCGTTGAAAATCAATACGCGGCCTATGCCACCACGCGGCTGAACGTGACGGATGACCTGAAAGTGATTCTTGGCACGCGGGTCACAGACTGGAAGCGCAACAGCGAAAGCCGTTCATACGCTGGCGCTGGCAGCCAGAGTGATGAAACCCGCAACGGCGTGTTTCTGCCGTATGCCGGTGTGGTGTACGACCTGAACGAGACGTGGGCGCTGTACGCCAGCTACACCAAAATCTTCAACCCGCAGGCCTATGGCGTTAAAGATAAAAACGGCAAACCACTGGACCCGCAGGAAGGCACGGGCTACGAGACCGGGCTCAAGGGCACGTTTCTCGACGACCGCCTGAACGCAAGCCTGGCGCTGTTTCGCATCGAGCAAGACAACCTGGCGGTGTATGCCGGTGAGTTCGACACCTATACGGCAGAGCAGGGCACCACCACTCAGGGCCTGGAGATCGAACTGAACGGCGAACTCAATGAGAACTGGCAAGCCTCGGCGGGTTACGCCTACAGCGTCAGCACCGATCAGGACGATCAGCGCATCGTGACCAACATCCCTCGTCACAGCCTCAAGACCTTCACCTCCTATCGCTTGCCGGGTGCCTGGGACAAAGTCACGGTCGGTGCGGGTGCGAATTGGCAAAGCAAAATTGGTCAGGACTTGCATGCTTTCGAGCAAGGCAGTTATGCGCTGGTCAACCTGATGGGCCGTTATCAGGTCAATGATCACGTGAGCGTTGCCCTGAACGTGAACAACCTGTTCGACCGGACTTACTACAGCTACGCCGACAACTGGAGCGTCTATGGAGCGCCACGTAACCTGATGACCAGCTTGCGCTACGACTTCTGA
- a CDS encoding ATP-binding protein: MRLIPRTLYGRLVIILVAGMLAAQVATSSIWYDVRHSQVLEIPTRLIASRLADIVRVSKTDPHNTDLVLNSLSTPVFQLQLHSTPASAEPRLTPEDLATENLLKNLINEKTGTQTPLRLLNLTLLDEQGQKAGVDTLFGSSPVVGQFTLELRLADGRWLHVQAREDQGWTSLSPADVMLDYFWRIYLVRIIVLAIIALLAVRLAIRPLNELAQAAQALGNDIRRKPLHVKGPVEVRRAAEAFNLMQQRLLDSLAERTRFLAAVSHDLRSPITRLRLRTEMLDDEQQKQRFRKDLTDMEGLVSTTLEFVSSGEINEIRQNIDINALLQSLQADLEDIGEHVTLVGRATRPVSGYARSLKRCVQNLLENAVRYARDVQVIIDEQPEHLTITVRDSGPGIAPEQLTHVLEPFYRLEASRNNASGGYGLGLSIAQTVAAAHGGTLVLHNRTQGGLDAVLTLRTHL; this comes from the coding sequence ATGAGGCTGATACCCCGCACCCTGTATGGGCGGCTGGTGATCATTCTGGTGGCCGGAATGCTGGCTGCGCAGGTGGCAACCAGCAGCATCTGGTATGACGTGCGTCACAGCCAGGTACTGGAGATCCCGACCCGGCTGATTGCCAGCCGTTTGGCCGATATTGTGCGCGTGTCAAAGACCGACCCGCACAACACCGATCTAGTGCTGAACAGCTTAAGCACCCCCGTTTTCCAATTGCAGCTACACAGCACACCCGCCAGCGCAGAACCCAGGTTGACGCCCGAGGATCTGGCAACTGAAAACCTGTTGAAAAACCTGATCAATGAAAAGACCGGCACCCAGACACCACTGAGATTGCTCAACCTGACCCTGCTCGATGAGCAAGGGCAAAAAGCCGGGGTCGACACCTTGTTCGGGTCCAGCCCGGTGGTGGGTCAGTTCACCCTGGAGTTACGCCTTGCAGATGGTCGCTGGCTGCATGTTCAAGCCCGTGAAGATCAGGGCTGGACCAGTTTGTCGCCCGCCGACGTGATGCTCGACTACTTTTGGCGTATCTATCTGGTGCGCATCATTGTGCTGGCAATCATCGCCTTGCTCGCGGTGCGCCTGGCCATCCGCCCCTTGAATGAACTGGCGCAGGCGGCACAAGCGCTGGGTAACGATATTCGGCGTAAACCTCTGCACGTCAAAGGGCCGGTTGAAGTGCGGCGCGCTGCCGAGGCGTTCAACCTGATGCAGCAACGCCTGCTGGACAGTCTGGCTGAGCGCACGCGATTTCTGGCGGCGGTATCGCATGATCTGCGCTCGCCCATCACCCGCTTGCGGCTGCGCACTGAAATGCTTGATGACGAGCAACAAAAGCAGCGCTTTCGCAAAGACCTGACCGACATGGAAGGGCTGGTGTCGACCACGCTGGAATTCGTCAGCAGTGGTGAAATAAACGAAATCCGACAAAACATCGACATCAACGCCCTGCTGCAAAGCCTGCAAGCTGACCTGGAAGACATCGGTGAACACGTCACCCTGGTGGGTCGCGCGACACGCCCAGTGTCGGGCTATGCCCGTAGCCTCAAGCGCTGCGTGCAAAACCTGCTGGAAAACGCCGTACGTTATGCCCGTGATGTGCAGGTGATCATTGATGAACAGCCCGAGCACCTGACGATTACAGTCCGCGACAGTGGCCCCGGCATTGCGCCCGAGCAACTGACGCACGTGCTGGAGCCCTTTTACCGGCTGGAAGCCTCGCGAAATAACGCCAGCGGAGGTTACGGCCTGGGCCTGAGCATCGCCCAGACCGTGGCGGCCGCGCATGGCGGGACGTTGGTGCTGCACAACCGCACGCAAGGCGGGCTGGACGCCGTGCTGACCTTACGCACGCACCTGTAG
- a CDS encoding ABC transporter substrate-binding protein produces the protein MMLVLLAGGLGAVSSVWAKDVTDVLGRVVDVPEHVQRVVLGEGRLISTLAILDRDQPFKRIVGWQNDLRKLDPNTYAAYVAKFPEVKDIPLIGQASEQSVSAEQILALKPDLAVFSISGHGPTEHSPVADILEKAGIAVLFVDFRVNPVQGTHDSMTALGKALGREAQAKAFLDFYQQHLNTLSDTLGVIDDSKRPSVFLELLAGVWANPGHTTGKGGMGELINLVGGRNIAAGVVPGALGDISVEYALKADPDVYILTGNQKPGVMMGAGVDRATAQASLKQVLTRPEFADLRAIREGNVHGLWHDFYNSPYNILAIEALAKWIHPEKFAALDPQHTLDEINQQFLGTPLAGQYWISEQK, from the coding sequence ATGATGCTGGTTCTGCTCGCCGGTGGGCTCGGCGCTGTATCGTCGGTCTGGGCCAAAGACGTTACCGATGTGCTGGGGCGCGTGGTCGATGTGCCGGAGCACGTGCAGCGGGTGGTGCTGGGTGAAGGGCGATTGATTTCCACGCTGGCCATCCTCGACCGCGACCAGCCGTTTAAACGCATCGTGGGCTGGCAGAACGACCTGCGCAAACTCGACCCCAATACCTATGCCGCCTACGTGGCGAAATTTCCCGAGGTCAAGGATATTCCGCTGATTGGCCAAGCGTCCGAGCAGAGCGTCAGTGCCGAGCAGATCTTGGCCCTCAAGCCGGATTTGGCGGTGTTCAGTATTTCCGGGCACGGCCCGACCGAGCACAGCCCGGTGGCCGATATTTTGGAAAAAGCCGGTATTGCGGTGCTGTTTGTCGATTTCCGGGTCAACCCGGTGCAGGGCACCCATGACAGCATGACCGCGCTGGGCAAAGCGTTGGGGCGCGAAGCCCAAGCCAAAGCCTTTCTGGATTTTTACCAGCAGCACCTCAACACCCTCAGCGACACGCTGGGCGTGATCGACGACAGCAAACGCCCTAGCGTGTTTCTTGAATTGCTGGCCGGGGTGTGGGCTAACCCTGGGCACACCACGGGCAAGGGTGGCATGGGCGAGCTGATCAACCTGGTCGGCGGGCGCAATATTGCGGCGGGCGTCGTCCCCGGTGCGTTGGGTGACATCAGTGTTGAATACGCGCTCAAGGCCGACCCTGATGTGTACATCCTCACGGGCAATCAAAAGCCCGGCGTGATGATGGGCGCCGGGGTAGACCGTGCGACTGCGCAGGCTTCGTTGAAACAGGTACTGACCCGTCCGGAATTCGCCGATTTGCGGGCGATTCGCGAGGGCAATGTGCACGGCCTGTGGCATGATTTTTACAATTCGCCGTACAACATCCTGGCGATTGAGGCCCTGGCCAAGTGGATTCATCCCGAGAAATTTGCCGCCCTTGACCCGCAGCACACCCTGGATGAAATCAACCAGCAGTTCCTCGGCACGCCGCTGGCGGGCCAATACTGGATCAGTGAACAGAAATGA
- a CDS encoding TonB-dependent siderophore receptor, translated as MPSSPEAAVVRNTPYALSSTLAPVVGMMALGVFSPGAHAAEQPAAGQGTTLTLPESNVQGTYISPFKVDEVSSRKVMTPLLDAPQSITIVPQQVLKEQNAQSLQDILRNVPGITFMSGEGNLGWGDLFSIRGFSSEQSLTVDGVRDAGMSSRNDTFNLQQAEVFKGTGAIESGISAVGGSVNLVTKEAHLGDANRVSAGVGTDGYRRLTADINHELNDTSAVRINLMKHDNQVADRDEVDYDRWGIATSLALGLSTPTRAYLDFYYQKDNNTPDGGLPILRGTDGKRMPGVKRSNWYGDSSLYTQQTETTSLTGRLEHDFDNGALLTNQLRWQRTDNFSVLSPARFTAANADGSKTCTGTRCATLGYVGVGPLSTVNGVKVYTDYTNNGSTANGILRGSDFGLSKRYTILDNQTDLTFAFDTGSISHKAVAGLDVYHETYGGLDRNAKVPASDMTFDMNDPQHHFDTVYTTKGVGEPRSIVDNAGLFFGDTLTLNQWWQVMGSLRYDHWTAESTQRGQADTKDSSGAWSGRAGVVFKPQPNGTIYASYSESTQPSALGVTTNNQIYGAASTSNYTPAKSKTYEVGTKWDLLDKGISVTAAIFRTELDNSWEYAEGDTSPVRALPAKRVDGVELGLQGTITDRWTAYSGFSALKSDQTKGINKGEEAKNVPDLTANLWTTYAMTDDLSLSYGANYVGRRRYTDNKYVGGLNNNSSYADGPSGVYAIYARDKEKAPGYWVHYVAAQYKVNRQTTVNLNVDNLFNTFYFSRIGASLDGFQLYGVPGAGRTLTASIDYDF; from the coding sequence ATGCCATCGTCACCCGAGGCGGCTGTAGTTCGCAATACCCCTTATGCATTGAGCAGTACGCTGGCGCCCGTGGTCGGCATGATGGCGCTCGGGGTTTTCAGCCCGGGTGCCCATGCGGCAGAGCAACCGGCAGCGGGTCAAGGCACGACGCTGACCCTGCCGGAATCGAATGTTCAGGGCACCTACATCTCGCCGTTCAAGGTTGACGAGGTGTCATCGCGCAAAGTCATGACGCCGCTGCTGGATGCGCCGCAAAGCATCACCATCGTGCCCCAGCAAGTGCTTAAAGAGCAGAACGCGCAGAGCTTGCAGGACATTCTGCGCAACGTGCCGGGCATCACCTTTATGTCCGGGGAGGGCAATCTGGGCTGGGGCGACCTGTTTTCGATCCGTGGTTTCTCGTCCGAGCAAAGCCTGACTGTCGATGGTGTGCGCGATGCGGGCATGTCAAGCCGCAACGATACCTTCAACTTGCAGCAAGCCGAGGTGTTCAAGGGTACGGGCGCCATTGAATCGGGTATTTCGGCGGTCGGTGGCAGCGTCAACCTGGTGACCAAGGAAGCCCATCTGGGGGACGCCAATCGGGTCTCCGCCGGCGTCGGCACTGACGGCTATCGTCGCCTGACCGCAGATATCAACCATGAGCTGAACGACACCAGCGCCGTGCGCATTAACCTGATGAAGCATGACAATCAGGTGGCCGACCGCGATGAGGTGGACTACGACCGCTGGGGCATTGCCACCTCGCTGGCTCTGGGGTTGTCGACGCCAACCCGCGCCTACCTCGATTTTTACTACCAGAAAGACAACAACACCCCGGACGGCGGCCTGCCGATTTTGCGCGGCACCGATGGCAAACGCATGCCTGGGGTCAAGCGCAGCAATTGGTATGGCGACTCCAGCCTGTACACCCAACAGACTGAAACCACCTCGCTGACTGGGCGTCTGGAGCATGATTTCGACAATGGCGCACTGCTGACCAACCAGCTGCGCTGGCAGCGCACTGACAACTTTTCAGTGCTCTCTCCGGCACGTTTCACGGCTGCCAACGCTGACGGCTCAAAAACCTGCACCGGCACCCGCTGTGCCACCTTGGGGTATGTCGGCGTCGGCCCCTTGTCGACGGTCAACGGGGTCAAGGTCTATACCGACTACACCAACAACGGCAGCACGGCGAATGGCATTTTGCGCGGCTCTGATTTCGGCCTCTCCAAGCGTTACACCATTCTCGACAACCAGACCGACCTGACGTTTGCCTTCGACACCGGGTCCATCAGCCACAAAGCCGTCGCCGGACTGGATGTGTACCACGAGACCTACGGCGGTCTGGACCGCAACGCTAAAGTCCCGGCATCCGACATGACGTTCGATATGAACGACCCGCAGCACCATTTTGATACGGTCTACACCACCAAGGGCGTCGGTGAGCCGCGCTCCATCGTCGACAACGCAGGGTTGTTTTTTGGCGACACCCTGACCCTCAATCAGTGGTGGCAAGTGATGGGCTCGCTGCGTTATGACCACTGGACCGCCGAGTCCACGCAGCGTGGGCAGGCCGACACCAAAGACTCTTCCGGGGCCTGGAGCGGGCGTGCCGGTGTGGTGTTCAAGCCGCAGCCCAATGGCACGATCTACGCCTCATACAGTGAATCGACCCAGCCTTCGGCCCTCGGCGTCACGACCAATAACCAGATCTACGGCGCGGCCAGCACCAGCAATTACACCCCGGCCAAGTCCAAAACCTACGAAGTTGGCACCAAGTGGGACCTGCTGGATAAAGGCATCAGCGTGACAGCGGCGATCTTCCGCACCGAACTGGACAACTCGTGGGAATACGCCGAAGGCGATACTTCCCCGGTTCGAGCACTGCCCGCCAAACGTGTCGACGGTGTCGAGTTGGGCCTGCAAGGCACAATCACTGATCGCTGGACCGCCTACAGCGGTTTCTCGGCCCTCAAAAGCGATCAAACCAAGGGCATCAACAAAGGCGAGGAGGCGAAGAACGTCCCGGATTTGACCGCCAACCTGTGGACCACCTACGCCATGACCGATGACCTGAGCCTGAGTTACGGCGCCAACTATGTCGGGCGCAGGCGTTACACCGACAACAAATACGTGGGTGGCCTGAATAACAACAGCAGCTATGCCGACGGCCCGTCGGGCGTGTACGCGATCTACGCCCGTGACAAAGAAAAAGCGCCGGGTTATTGGGTGCATTACGTTGCGGCGCAGTACAAGGTCAACCGCCAGACCACGGTCAACCTCAACGTCGACAACCTGTTCAACACCTTCTACTTCAGCCGTATCGGCGCTTCGCTGGATGGCTTCCAGTTATATGGCGTACCGGGGGCAGGGCGCACGCTGACCGCCAGCATCGATTATGACTTTTAA
- a CDS encoding response regulator — translation MSKQDHVLIVDDDPDIRQLLAEYLRDAGYQTSTACDGKEMHRRLEMNVIDLIVLDLMLPGEDGLSLCRTLRVTSNTPVIMLTARGSLIDRIVGLEIGADDYLPKPFDPRELLVRIKVVLRRAQSFPERARVDEAPFVNFDGWRLDTRARQVLSADGVVISLGNSDYRVLRLLLQHPNRPLSRDFLLNHVFDKDSTPFDRSIDVCVSRLRQQLTPELIKTVRNEGYMLTSINVTNEA, via the coding sequence ATGTCCAAGCAAGATCATGTGTTAATCGTCGATGACGACCCCGACATCCGCCAACTGCTGGCTGAATACCTGCGCGACGCGGGCTATCAGACCTCGACGGCCTGCGACGGCAAGGAAATGCACCGGCGTCTGGAAATGAACGTCATCGACCTCATCGTCCTCGATCTGATGCTGCCCGGCGAAGACGGCCTGAGCCTGTGCCGCACGCTACGGGTGACCTCCAATACCCCAGTGATCATGCTCACGGCCCGCGGCAGCCTGATTGATCGCATCGTCGGGCTGGAAATCGGTGCGGACGATTACCTGCCCAAACCCTTTGACCCACGTGAATTGCTGGTGCGGATCAAAGTGGTGTTGCGCCGGGCGCAGAGTTTTCCAGAGCGTGCCCGCGTGGATGAAGCGCCTTTTGTGAACTTCGACGGTTGGCGCCTCGACACCCGCGCCCGGCAGGTGTTGTCGGCGGACGGCGTGGTGATCAGCTTGGGCAACTCGGACTATCGCGTACTGCGCTTGCTGTTACAGCACCCCAACCGCCCACTGAGCCGAGACTTTTTGCTCAATCATGTGTTCGACAAAGACAGCACGCCTTTTGACCGTTCGATTGACGTGTGCGTGAGCCGTTTGCGCCAGCAATTGACACCTGAGCTGATCAAAACCGTGCGCAACGAAGGCTACATGCTCACCTCAATCAACGTGACAAACGAAGCATGA
- a CDS encoding Fe2+-dependent dioxygenase, giving the protein MLIEIGDLFRPEEVSDMRTRLLEQPWVDGKVTAGQRSARDKCNRQLAEDSALGILLGQRILARLSDNALFMSAALPKRIYPPLFNRYSGGEAFGFHIDNAIRGIKGIRERVRTDLSATLFLTDPETYDGGELVIRDTFGERSVKLPAGHLVLYPGTSVHKVNPVTRGERVAAFFWIESLVREDSQRSLLLDMDVAIQRLTAQQADDESLLQLSGVYHNLLRRWSDV; this is encoded by the coding sequence ATGCTGATCGAGATTGGCGATCTGTTTCGCCCCGAAGAAGTCAGTGACATGCGCACGCGGCTGCTGGAGCAGCCGTGGGTCGATGGCAAAGTCACGGCCGGGCAGCGCTCGGCCCGTGACAAGTGCAATCGGCAACTGGCCGAAGACTCGGCGTTGGGCATCCTGCTCGGCCAGCGCATCCTCGCGCGGCTCTCTGATAACGCCCTGTTCATGTCGGCGGCGCTGCCCAAGCGTATCTACCCGCCGTTGTTCAATCGTTACAGCGGCGGCGAAGCGTTCGGGTTTCACATCGACAACGCCATTCGCGGCATCAAAGGCATCCGCGAGCGGGTGCGTACCGACCTGTCCGCCACGTTGTTCCTGACCGACCCCGAGACCTATGACGGCGGCGAACTGGTTATCCGCGACACTTTTGGCGAACGCAGCGTCAAGTTGCCGGCCGGGCATCTGGTGCTGTACCCCGGCACCAGCGTGCACAAGGTCAACCCGGTGACACGCGGCGAGCGAGTAGCGGCCTTTTTCTGGATCGAAAGCCTGGTTCGTGAAGACAGCCAGCGCAGCCTGTTACTGGACATGGACGTGGCCATTCAGCGTTTGACCGCGCAACAGGCCGATGACGAATCGCTGCTGCAATTGAGCGGCGTGTACCACAACCTCTTGCGCCGCTGGAGCGACGTGTGA
- a CDS encoding ABC transporter ATP-binding protein — protein MSAQGLVVSHAQVTYGRRVVIRDASLPELQPGTLTALIGPNGAGKSTLLRGLAGLETIKGSVSLQGRQLGAMSVAERARLITYMPQDLPPGLGLSVIESVMAALRVGGGGGDYLEQGFGALQHIGIAHLADHMLNALSGGQRQLVSLAQLIARRPSVMLLDEPTSALDLSYQLRVMECVRDKVRQHQLIAVIVMHDISLAARYADNIAVLREGQVMDFGAAHDVLTPQLFADVYGVQVRVERCSQQTLQILVDCPLPV, from the coding sequence ATGAGTGCCCAAGGATTAGTGGTCAGCCACGCCCAAGTGACCTACGGCCGTCGGGTGGTGATTCGCGATGCTTCGCTGCCCGAGTTGCAGCCCGGCACCCTCACGGCGTTGATCGGACCCAACGGCGCAGGCAAATCGACCTTGCTGCGCGGGCTGGCGGGCCTTGAAACCATCAAGGGCTCGGTCAGCTTGCAAGGTCGGCAACTGGGGGCGATGTCAGTTGCGGAGCGCGCCCGGTTGATCACCTACATGCCCCAGGACCTGCCGCCGGGGTTGGGGCTGAGCGTCATTGAAAGTGTGATGGCGGCCTTGCGCGTAGGGGGTGGCGGTGGCGATTACCTCGAACAGGGCTTTGGCGCCCTGCAACACATCGGCATCGCCCACCTGGCAGATCACATGCTCAATGCGTTGTCCGGTGGTCAGCGGCAATTGGTCAGCCTGGCGCAACTGATTGCCCGCCGTCCCAGCGTCATGCTGCTGGATGAACCCACCAGCGCACTGGACCTGAGCTACCAGTTGCGGGTCATGGAATGCGTGCGCGACAAGGTTCGTCAACACCAACTGATCGCCGTCATCGTCATGCACGACATCAGCTTGGCGGCGCGTTACGCCGACAACATCGCCGTGTTGCGCGAAGGCCAGGTTATGGACTTTGGTGCCGCCCACGACGTGCTGACCCCGCAACTGTTTGCCGACGTGTACGGCGTTCAGGTCCGGGTCGAGCGCTGCTCGCAACAGACCTTGCAGATACTGGTGGATTGCCCGCTGCCTGTGTAA
- a CDS encoding iron ABC transporter permease translates to MTASLNPAVVAASHGYRRLLARRVALLIGIGLALIGAVLLDLSTGASGMSLGALIDGLLHPQTLAVTDRVIIWNVRLPYALMAVLVGAALSLAGAEMQAILNNPLASPFTLGVSSAAALGASLVIVFPVSSALLSRDSMVALSAFVFACGSMFLLHGMSRLRGAGVETLVLFGIALVFSCNALVALLQLLATEDVLQQLVFWSLGSVARANWDKLSILAAVIALTVPFSLQASSRMTLLRMGEDRAHSFGVDVRRLRFFSLLRISLLSATAVAFVGTIGFIGLVGPHIARILIGEDQRFLFPASALVGALLLSLSSVVSKIIMPGVIVPVGIVTALVGVPIFVALVFKRGRQL, encoded by the coding sequence ATGACGGCGTCCCTGAACCCCGCCGTGGTGGCTGCCAGCCATGGTTATCGGCGCCTGCTGGCGCGGCGCGTGGCACTGCTGATCGGGATCGGCCTTGCGCTGATCGGAGCGGTGTTGCTTGACCTGTCCACCGGGGCTTCGGGGATGAGTCTCGGCGCCTTGATCGACGGCCTGCTGCACCCGCAAACCCTGGCGGTGACTGACCGGGTGATCATCTGGAATGTGCGCCTGCCGTATGCGCTGATGGCGGTACTGGTGGGCGCGGCGCTGTCGCTGGCCGGTGCCGAAATGCAGGCCATCCTCAATAACCCGCTGGCCAGCCCGTTCACGCTCGGCGTGTCGTCGGCGGCGGCGCTGGGCGCCTCATTGGTCATCGTGTTCCCGGTGAGCAGCGCCTTGTTGAGCCGCGATTCGATGGTGGCGTTGTCGGCCTTCGTGTTTGCCTGCGGTTCGATGTTCCTGCTGCATGGCATGTCGCGCTTAAGAGGCGCCGGAGTCGAAACCCTGGTGCTGTTCGGCATTGCGCTGGTGTTCAGTTGCAACGCGCTGGTGGCGCTGTTGCAACTGCTGGCCACCGAAGATGTGCTGCAACAATTGGTGTTCTGGAGCCTGGGCAGTGTGGCGCGGGCCAACTGGGACAAACTGAGCATTCTGGCCGCAGTGATCGCGCTGACGGTGCCGTTTTCGTTGCAGGCCAGCTCGCGCATGACCCTGTTGCGGATGGGCGAAGACCGCGCACACAGCTTTGGTGTTGACGTGCGGCGGCTGCGTTTTTTCTCGTTGCTGCGCATCAGCCTGTTGTCGGCCACCGCTGTAGCGTTCGTCGGCACCATCGGCTTTATCGGCCTGGTAGGCCCGCACATCGCGCGCATCCTAATCGGCGAAGACCAGCGCTTTCTGTTCCCGGCCAGCGCCTTGGTGGGCGCGTTGTTGCTGTCACTGTCCTCAGTGGTCAGCAAAATCATCATGCCGGGCGTCATCGTGCCGGTCGGTATCGTCACCGCGCTGGTCGGCGTGCCGATTTTTGTGGCGCTGGTGTTCAAGCGAGGTCGGCAGCTATGA